GTACTCGGCCTGGCGCTGGGCGGCCGAGGTAAAGGCGTGCCGGGCCAGCTTGCTGAGACCCTGCACGATGTGCGTGACCTCCGGCCCCACGACGGCCCGCAACTGCTCGACGTCGACCAGGTGGGGCGCCTCTTCCAGGACGTCGTGCAGGAGGCCGGCGGCGATGCTGACCTCGTCCAGACGCCACCGGGTCAGGATGTAGGCGACGGCCAGGGGATGACTCAGGTAGGGAGAGCCGTCCTGACGAAGCTGGCCCTTGTGGCAGTAAGCCGAGAGGGCATACGCCCGGCGGACCAGGTCCAGGTCGCCCTGCGGGCGGTAGGCCTGAAGGGCGTCCAGGATGTCGTCCACACGGACGTTTTTCGGGACGACCAGGTCATTGACTTCCATCGCCGGTCCGCCGGCCGCCGCGTTGCGGCCTTCTCCAATATTAAGCAGAGATAATCTTTCGGACAACCGGTCCCGGGTCCCGCCTCCCCATCTTCACGGTAACTCTTCCGGACGGAGTTCGGCCCGATGGGCCTCGTACCAGGCCCCATCCCACGTCGGTCGGAACCAGTCCGCCGGGAGCGCCTCGACGGGCCGGTCTGCAAAGAAGCGGCGGGCCGTCTTGACGTCCGCCTCAATCTGCCGGCGGAGGGCTTCTAAAGAGGGAAAGGACTGCTCGGCCCGGATGCGCTTCAGGAAGAAAAGCTCCACGGGTCGACCGTACAGGTCCCCGGGCTCGCCCAAGACGTGAGCCTCGACCTGAAGTCGGCGGCCTCCGACCGTCGGCCGCCGCCCGACGTTGCTCACCGAGGGCCACAGGCGGTCCCCGGCTCGGAGGACCGTGACGTAGACGCCCGGTGCCGGGAGGACCTCGTTCCGCCAGTTCAGGTTGGCCGTCGGGAAGCCGATTTGCCGGCCCAGTCCCTCGCCGGTCTGGACGACGCCCCATAGGGCATAGGGCCGCCCCAGCAGGCGACTCGCTCCTTCGACGTCGCCCGTACGCAAGCGGCGACGGACCTCCGAGCTCCGACAGGGTTCGTCCCCGACCGACACGGACGGGAGGGCCCAGACCCGGACCCCCCGAGACCGGGCCATCCGGGCCAGCAGGGCGACGTCGCCGCTCCGACGGACGCCGAACCGGAAGTCGGTCCCGACGACGACCTCTCGCACGGTGCCGGCTTGGAAAACGTACTGTTCTAAAAACTCTTCCGGTCTCAGACTCGCCAGTGCCGGCGTGAAGGGCACGACCCACAGGACGTCGACCGGCGTCCCCTCGAGCCATGCCGCCCGCTGTTCCGGAGCCTGCAGGAGTCGAACGGCACCCCGGCCGACGACCTTGGCCGGATGCGGCTCAAAGGTCATCAGGACGCTCCGACCCCCGAGGGCCCGGGCCCGCTCGACCGTGTAGCCGATCAGGGCCTGATGGCCCCGGTGAAAGCCGTCGAAACTCCCGATCGTGAGGACCTCGGCCGAAGCCCGCTCCGGACCCGCTCCTTCCCGTGTCCAGCCCACTATGATTTCCCTTGGCATCGCCACGGCTCATGGTCGACTTCGACCACCAGGCCATCCCAGGCCAGGTGGACGTTCGGCGGAAGCTCCCGGGAGGTCACGTCGTGCTTCATCTCGTGACTGATATGGATAAAGTAGGTCGCCCGGGGTCGGACCCGGTCGAGGAGGCTCAGTGCCTCGTCGACCGAAAGATGCGTCGGATGCGGCCGCTTCCGAAGGACCCCCAGGATCAGGACCTCCAGACCGCCCAGGCAAGACCAGTCGTTCAGTAAGAGCGTCTTAAAGTCGGTCAGGTAGGCGATGGGCCCGATGCGGTAGCCCAGGCTTAGGACCGAACCGTGGACGGCCGGGATGGGGACGACTTCCAGGCCGTGCAGATAAAAGGGTCCCTCGACCGAGAAGGCCCGAAGACGGGGACGGGACGCCGCATCGTAAGGGTCCGCTTGGAACATGTAGCCAAACATGGCGTACAGCCGCCGCAGGGTCTCCTCGCCGGCCAGGACGGGGATGGCCTCCCCCTGGGCAAAGTTGAAGCCCCGGACGTCGTCCAGGCCGAACACGTGGTCGGCGTGGGCGTGGGTCAGCAGGATGGCGTCGAGGCGGGGGATCCGATACGTCAGGGCCTGGAGCCGGAAATCCGGCCCGGCGTCGATGACGACATGGAAGCCGTCCCAGGTCAGCCAGACGCTGGACCGCAGGCGTTTGTCCCGGATGTCTTCCGACCGACACGTCTCGCAGGCACATCCGATGGCCGGCACGCCCATCGACGTGCCCGTACCTAAAAACGTGATCCGCATGGGGCGACCCGGCGGTCCTGTATCCTGCATCCGAGTCCAGGGTCCGGGGTCAGTCTCTCGCGACCCTGATCTCAGACGGGCGGAGATACATTCTACACCGTGCAGCTGGCCCTCGGCCTGCCCACCCGTCTCTTACCGTCTCGGCACGACGACGGCCGGGACGTTGAGGTCCCGGACCGCCTGATTGAAGGCCGCCACGTCTTTCTCGAGGACCTCCCGCAGGCGGGCCAGCTCGGCGTCGGCCTGGCGGCTGAGTTCGTCGAAGACTTCATACGCCTGCTTCGTCGGCTCGGCGTCGGCGCTCTCGACGACCCGTAGGAGAAGGGTCAGCTTGTTGTTCAGCTTGATCGGATAGTTTAGAGCATCCTGGGGCGCCTTCGAGCGGGTCTGGATGAGTTCTTCCTCGATGGCCGTCAGCTTGTCCAGAATCGGTCGAGCGGCCTTCCGTAGGTCCTCGGCGTAAGCCTGTCCGGCAGTCCGGCGGAGGACGCCCTCGATTTGTTGGCGGACCTCCCGAATCGTGTTCACGGCCCGGTGGACCTCGGCCACCTTGTCCCAAATCTTCATCAAGAGCTCGAACTGTCGTGTGAAAGCCTCGGGCGGTGTCGAGAGCCGAGGGTCCTTAACGACTTCAAAGGACTGTTCGTAGGTCTGGCCGTCGACCGTCAGACGAACCCGATACGTCCCGGGCGGGACCATCGGACCCTCCGGCCAGCCGCCCCAGAGGGCGACCCCCCGAACTCGCGGCGGGCCCGGATAGCGTAAATTCCAGACGAAGCGGTTCAATCCGACTTCTGCAGGAAGCTTCGGGCCCCGTTCATCTTCCTCCGGCTCCTCCGGGGTCTGGCTCGAGAACGTCCGGATGACCCGGCCCTGGGCGTCCAGGAACTCCAGCCGGACCTCGCCCTTGGGCTTCTCCTTCAGGTAATAGTATACGACGACGCCGTTCGGGGGATTCTGGCCGGCGTTGGGGATGTTCCGGGCGAAGCCGCCCCGGAAGCGAACGGTCAGCGCCGGCCGGAACAGATGAACGGTCGCCCGGAGAACGTCCGGCGTGATCTGCCGGAGGACCGTCAGGTCGTCGAGGACCCAGAAGGACCGCCCGTGGGTCGCCACGACGAGGTCGTCGTCCTTGACGACCATGTCATGAACCGGCACGACGGGCAGGTTGAGCTGAAGCGATTGCCAGGTCTCGCCGTCGTCGAAGGAGACGAAGACGCCGAACTCGGTCCCGGCGTACAGGAGACCCCGCCGGGCGGGGTCCTCCCGGATGACGCGCGTGTAGGCGTTCGGGGGGATCCCGTTCGTGATGCGCTTCCAGGTCTTCCCGAAGTCGGTCGTCTTGTAGAGATAGGGCCGGAAGTCGTCGAGCTGGTAGCGGTTGGCCGCCAGGTAGGCCGTCCCGGCGTCGAAATGAGACGGCTCGATGATGCTGATGCGGGACCACTCGGGCAGGTCCTTTGGCGTGACGTTCTCCCACGTCCGACCGCCGTCCCGGGAGACGTGGACGAGACCGTCGTCGGAGCCGGCCCAGAGGACGCCCTTCTGGACGTACGACTCGGCGAGGGCGAAGACGGTCCCGTAATATTCGACGCTCGTGTTGTCCTTCGTGATGGGGCCGCCGGAAGGCTCCATCTTGGACCTGTCGTTGCGGGTCAGGTCGGGACTCAGGACCTCCCAGCTCCGGCCCTCGTCGGTCGAGCGGAAGACGTGATGGCCCCCGACGTACAGGACGTTCGGGTCGTGGGGCGAAATCAGGATCGGGAAGGTCCACTGAAAGCGGTACTTGAGGTCTTTCGCGCCCCAGCCCATCGGGTTGTCGGGCCAGACGGAGAT
The DNA window shown above is from bacterium HR11 and carries:
- the ribF gene encoding Riboflavin biosynthesis protein RibF; translation: MPREIIVGWTREGAGPERASAEVLTIGSFDGFHRGHQALIGYTVERARALGGRSVLMTFEPHPAKVVGRGAVRLLQAPEQRAAWLEGTPVDVLWVVPFTPALASLRPEEFLEQYVFQAGTVREVVVGTDFRFGVRRSGDVALLARMARSRGVRVWALPSVSVGDEPCRSSEVRRRLRTGDVEGASRLLGRPYALWGVVQTGEGLGRQIGFPTANLNWRNEVLPAPGVYVTVLRAGDRLWPSVSNVGRRPTVGGRRLQVEAHVLGEPGDLYGRPVELFFLKRIRAEQSFPSLEALRRQIEADVKTARRFFADRPVEALPADWFRPTWDGAWYEAHRAELRPEELP
- the phnP gene encoding Phosphoribosyl 1,2-cyclic phosphate phosphodiesterase, with protein sequence MRITFLGTGTSMGVPAIGCACETCRSEDIRDKRLRSSVWLTWDGFHVVIDAGPDFRLQALTYRIPRLDAILLTHAHADHVFGLDDVRGFNFAQGEAIPVLAGEETLRRLYAMFGYMFQADPYDAASRPRLRAFSVEGPFYLHGLEVVPIPAVHGSVLSLGYRIGPIAYLTDFKTLLLNDWSCLGGLEVLILGVLRKRPHPTHLSVDEALSLLDRVRPRATYFIHISHEMKHDVTSRELPPNVHLAWDGLVVEVDHEPWRCQGKS